Sequence from the Malaciobacter pacificus genome:
CTTAAAAGTGACATCATATGACTTCCAGCAGCTGATGAATTTGGTTCAGGCCAAACATATCCTATGACTAACACTTTTTTAAGTAAAGAGGGGTTTGTTTTATTCATTTATATTCTTTATTTTGATAGAGTGTATTTTATCTTTAGTAAGTTAAATATTTATAAAATAGGAAATAAAATATATGAGTACAAGAAATCTGTTTATATTATCACTTATAGCTATTATAGCTGTTTATTTATACGTTTTTGGACAAGACAAAACAATACAAATGATAATAGATGAGTACTTATTGATTATTGGATTATTATTTGTCTCAATTGCTTATGGATTTTTTAAATTTAAATTAAAAGGTCATCCGATTATGAGATTTACTCAAAATAACCTATCTCTAAAAACTACAATTGTGTTTTTTCTGTTATTTCAAGTAATTGATTATATAGCTGAAGATGGCTTCATAGGAATGATATCTCAATGGCTTTTATACTGGATCATGGGTTTAATTGCATTACTACTTATAGAAACAATTAATTACTACAAAAACTATCAAGTAATTTATAAAAAATAAAACAGTTTTTTGATGTTTCAAAGTTAGCTTTTTTTAAATTGTTTTTTATAAAAGATGTTAGTTCTAAATCACACTCTTCAAATCCTGTATCTTTTATCAAAGAATTAGAGAACTTTGTTCTTCTTAAATCTAATAAATATCCTCATTAGAAAAATGATTTAAAGCTCTTTTAGTAATCATATCACTGTAATCATTTATTTTAAAATGATTTGGGCTCCAACCTTTTATAAACCTTTGAAAATCAGCCCATGCAAAATCATACATAAATCTATATTCTTCTTCTATATCTTCAAAATTTAAAGAAGGTTGATAGATTTTAATTGCCTTTTTTAATTCTATAAAATAAACATTTAAAAGCCATGGAGTGGTAACATAAATTCAGACAAAGAATTTTAGAGATTCTGCGTTAAAATAAAAAATGAATAAGGGTTACCATGAGAAAATATAGTCAAGAGTTTAAAGACTCAACAGTACAATTAATTATTAACAATAATGAAAATGTAAAAGATATAGCAAAAGATTTAGATTTAAATCCAAAAACATTATATGCATGGGTTACTGCATATAAAAAAGAACATAATATTCCAATGAGGAATATTGAAATAAAAAGTACACTCAAAGAGAGTGAAGCTGAAGAGCTTAAACGCTTACGTAAAGAGAATAAGATTTTAAAGCAAGAAAGGGATATATTAAAAAAAGCAACAGCATACTTCGCAAAAGAAACTCTATAAAGTATGCCTGGATACAAAAACATACAAAGAGTTTCAATATCAATAAAATGTGTAAAATTCTAAAAGTAAATAGAGCTTCATATTATCATTGGGTAAAAGCTGGTTGTATTGTAAAAAAAGTAGATATTCAACTTAATGAACTTGTAAAATCTATATTTGTTTTTGGTAGAAATAATTATGGCAGTAGAAGAATTCAAGATAAACTAAAAGAACTCTATGGGCTTATTGTATCAAGAAGACGTATTTCTACTATTATGAAAGATTTGAATCTAAAAGTGAATATTAAAAGAAGATATAAAAATACTACAGATTCAAATCATAATCTACCAATAGCACCAAATATTTTAAATAGAGATTTTTATGCTTCAAATCCTAATGAGAAATATGTTGGTGATATTACTTATATTCCTACTGGAGAGGGATGGTTGTATCTTGCAACTGTAATTGATTTATATTCAAGAAAAGTTGTTGGATGGTCTATTGATGATAGTATGAAAGTATCACTTGTAAATGATGCTTTAGATATGGCAATTAAACATAGAAATCCACCTAAAGGACTTATTTGGCATACAGATCGAGGAAGTCAATATGCTTCTTATAGTCATAAAGATTTATTGCAAAAATATGGAATAATTCAAAGTATGAGTAGGAAAGGAAATTGTTGGGATAATGCAGTAGCAGAGAGTTTTTTTAAATCATTAAAAAATGAGTTAATTTATCAGAAATATTTCTATACTAAAAAACAAGCAAAACAAGAGATTTTTGAGTATATTGAGTTTTATTATAATAGAACAAGATCACATAGTTATCTTGGAAATTTATCACCTGTTAGATTTGAAGAAATCAATTTGATGTTACAAAATGAAATAGCTGCATAGAATTATAAAAAAAGTGTCTTATTTTAAGTTACCACTCCACCACTCTTCACTTTGTTCACAACTCTCAGGCTCAATAGCACTACTAATAAAATAAATTACATCTTTCATACCACAACCATGTCCAATATATTGAAAATCAACAGCAGCACAAAGTTTATCATCCCTACTAAAACAAAAGTTAGCTAACTTTGCATCTCCATGAACTATAGTTTGATATTTACAACTATTTAAAACCTCATCTAATCTTTTAGCATAATTTTTCAATTGCTTGTCTTCTAAGACTTTTAACTCATCTGGTCTAGTATCTAAATGCCAATAAGTTCCTATATCCCAAAGTAAGTCACTTTTTGTTTGCATATATTTTGCATGAAAATTTGCAAGCCATTTTAAACAAGAGATAATCTGCTCTTCATTTGCATTTATTGAAGTTTTTATAAATCCACTAGTTTCTAAATCTTCCATTACAATTAGCCATTCATCTTTTGTTTGAAAGGTCTTTAAGCCCTTTGGAACATAGCAGTTTTTATCAATAGTTTTAGAAAAGTTTTCATACCAGTTTACTTCTACTTTATAAGAGTTGATTTTTCTTTGATGTGATAAGTTTGTATTCCAACCTCTTGGGTGATTTGTAGAATTTGGTAGTTTTACATGTTTTACAATAACACTTTTAGATTCAAATTTTAATCTAACAATTTCTCCATATCCACTCCATAAAGTTTGAATACTATTAATTTGTGTCAACTTCCCTAAATTTAAATCATTGCCAATATTTTGATATAGATTAGTATCAGTCATTTTTCACTTTTTTTAATGTGATTTTATCATATAGAAAATTAAGTTGGTTAAAAAATATTACTAAAAATATTTACTTTAGTAATAAAATATGGTAAACTTCCACTAGCATGAAAAAGTTATTTTTAGTTTTAACCCTACTAGTTATTAGTAGTAACTATATTTATGCTTTATCGTGGGACAAATGTATCAAGAGATATACTAAAGCAAAGGAATTCAGTGATAACACTAGATTATTATACATATATTTAAAATCAACAAGAACTTGTATAGTAAAATTTAAAGATTCTCTAATACAAAATCCCGACCCAGAGTTTTCAGTAGACTCAATGAACGACAATATAGTAATGCTAGATAGAAATATCAATGCACTAATACCTAAATATAACTATCCTAAAAACAATTTAGAAGAAATCCCAAAATATAAAGATATCAATACTACTCCAATTTACAACGAAGATTATACATACATAAAAAAGTTCAAAGATTGTAACGGTATACACGCTAACAATAAAATATATACTGCAAAGCACTGTAATATTGATAACTCTAAAAA
This genomic interval carries:
- a CDS encoding transposase, with protein sequence MRKYSQEFKDSTVQLIINNNENVKDIAKDLDLNPKTLYAWVTAYKKEHNIPMRNIEIKSTLKESEAEELKRLRKENKILKQERDILKKATAYFAKETL
- a CDS encoding IS3 family transposase; translation: MKYAWIQKHTKSFNINKMCKILKVNRASYYHWVKAGCIVKKVDIQLNELVKSIFVFGRNNYGSRRIQDKLKELYGLIVSRRRISTIMKDLNLKVNIKRRYKNTTDSNHNLPIAPNILNRDFYASNPNEKYVGDITYIPTGEGWLYLATVIDLYSRKVVGWSIDDSMKVSLVNDALDMAIKHRNPPKGLIWHTDRGSQYASYSHKDLLQKYGIIQSMSRKGNCWDNAVAESFFKSLKNELIYQKYFYTKKQAKQEIFEYIEFYYNRTRSHSYLGNLSPVRFEEINLMLQNEIAA
- a CDS encoding phosphotransferase, whose product is MTDTNLYQNIGNDLNLGKLTQINSIQTLWSGYGEIVRLKFESKSVIVKHVKLPNSTNHPRGWNTNLSHQRKINSYKVEVNWYENFSKTIDKNCYVPKGLKTFQTKDEWLIVMEDLETSGFIKTSINANEEQIISCLKWLANFHAKYMQTKSDLLWDIGTYWHLDTRPDELKVLEDKQLKNYAKRLDEVLNSCKYQTIVHGDAKLANFCFSRDDKLCAAVDFQYIGHGCGMKDVIYFISSAIEPESCEQSEEWWSGNLK